The following are encoded in a window of Paenibacillus polymyxa genomic DNA:
- a CDS encoding MFS transporter — translation MKRLFALSCAFYLLIGITSVVLGALLPVLLPYYGLGYSDGGLLLFLQFFGFLVGVLFSPFMALHIGRKSMLSIALVSIVAGYAILGVLPSWTWVIVMTIWVGFGSGIIESSIGAFTIEFTEEQKAVAMSKLDVYFALGALLIPAVVSLYIWLGMWYLTFYTISLLTFILGLFWITMPTSSSSHLIQADLQTSERSVEQARYSVQHRVLLGIFIVFFFVYMGLELGLMNFLPSILIETLQIRESVASLGVSILWIAMIIGRMFSGKIAESAGYIPFLLWSGIGTFCFLVAMAFVSSQWATYLLIFGAGLFMSGLFCIALVYANVLIPGMTERTTSILIASGGIGGAVLQYVTGWSMSEWSVTATLWILAAFSLILLLAVIFSHLWNGRSRRVVDSLVHQGKEG, via the coding sequence TTGAAGAGACTATTCGCTTTAAGTTGTGCTTTCTATCTGTTAATCGGCATTACTAGTGTGGTGCTTGGAGCATTACTGCCGGTCCTACTGCCTTACTATGGACTGGGGTACAGCGATGGCGGATTATTGTTGTTCCTTCAGTTTTTCGGATTTCTTGTCGGTGTTCTGTTCTCCCCCTTCATGGCTCTACACATCGGTCGCAAGTCTATGCTGTCCATTGCCCTGGTTAGTATCGTAGCAGGGTATGCCATCTTGGGTGTACTCCCCTCATGGACCTGGGTTATCGTGATGACCATCTGGGTTGGCTTCGGCTCAGGCATCATTGAGTCGTCCATCGGAGCGTTCACGATTGAGTTCACCGAAGAGCAGAAAGCCGTAGCCATGTCCAAGCTGGATGTCTATTTTGCACTTGGTGCACTGCTCATTCCCGCAGTGGTAAGCCTGTATATCTGGCTTGGAATGTGGTATTTGACCTTCTACACCATCTCCCTTCTGACGTTTATTCTGGGGCTATTCTGGATTACCATGCCTACTTCCTCCTCTTCCCACCTTATCCAAGCAGATCTCCAAACCTCTGAGCGATCGGTCGAACAAGCCCGGTACTCTGTACAGCACCGTGTGTTACTGGGAATATTCATTGTATTCTTCTTTGTTTACATGGGGCTTGAACTGGGGCTCATGAACTTCCTGCCCTCTATTCTGATCGAGACCCTGCAGATTCGGGAATCCGTAGCTTCGTTAGGTGTTAGCATACTATGGATTGCGATGATCATCGGCCGCATGTTCTCAGGGAAGATTGCAGAGTCCGCAGGATATATTCCTTTCCTGCTTTGGAGCGGAATCGGAACTTTCTGCTTTCTGGTCGCAATGGCGTTTGTCTCCAGTCAGTGGGCTACATACCTTCTGATTTTTGGTGCAGGGTTATTCATGTCCGGTCTCTTCTGTATTGCCCTCGTCTATGCGAACGTGCTGATTCCGGGAATGACCGAGAGAACGACCAGCATTCTAATTGCGTCAGGCGGAATTGGCGGAGCAGTGCTTCAATATGTAACAGGCTGGAGCATGAGCGAATGGTCGGTGACGGCTACCCTTTGGATTTTGGCGGCTTTCAGCCTAATTTTGCTGCTGGCGGTCATTTTCTCGCATCTGTGGAATGGCAGGAGCAGACGGGTAGTTGACTCCCTTGTCCATCAGGGCAAGGAAGGATGA
- a CDS encoding AraC family transcriptional regulator, with protein MNFYLEIPELDRHFPFRSFINKGDVLCYPHWHKEIEIVYVTQGTLDLGINDISIRMKQGEVQFINGGDVHYFLASPDSERVVIQFDLSFFQEVSTLSDQKRPLRTIFTEMEQSSWNWPEETAAKMLPLIQSIYDENVNHHEGHAYMIKAKLFEMLTLIMREVPRSMAPRLPEISERPLTQSKDTLYKLERIFEYVECHYHETISLKNVADYMGFSPYYFARLFKKNTGMTFVAFLNDYRLNKAKWILLNENNPITEVAEAAGFSSVKTFHHLFKEATGTSPLKYRRTIFGNKTARNEEESFS; from the coding sequence ATGAATTTTTATTTAGAAATCCCGGAGCTTGACCGACATTTTCCTTTCCGGAGTTTTATTAATAAAGGCGACGTGCTTTGCTATCCTCATTGGCATAAAGAAATTGAAATTGTTTATGTGACCCAGGGAACCTTGGATCTGGGAATTAACGATATTTCGATACGCATGAAACAAGGTGAAGTTCAGTTTATAAATGGGGGTGATGTTCATTATTTCTTGGCTTCTCCCGACAGCGAACGGGTGGTTATTCAATTTGATCTGAGCTTTTTTCAAGAGGTTTCCACATTAAGTGATCAGAAACGCCCTCTTAGAACTATATTTACGGAGATGGAGCAATCAAGCTGGAACTGGCCAGAAGAAACAGCAGCTAAAATGCTTCCTCTGATTCAAAGCATTTATGATGAGAACGTCAACCACCACGAAGGTCATGCCTATATGATCAAAGCGAAGTTGTTTGAGATGTTGACTCTTATTATGCGTGAAGTGCCGAGAAGCATGGCGCCAAGGCTTCCTGAAATCTCTGAAAGACCCTTAACACAATCAAAGGACACCCTTTATAAACTGGAACGTATTTTTGAGTATGTGGAATGTCATTATCATGAAACCATTTCGCTGAAGAATGTCGCTGATTATATGGGGTTCAGCCCCTATTATTTCGCCAGGCTATTTAAGAAGAATACGGGGATGACCTTTGTAGCATTTTTGAATGATTACAGACTGAATAAGGCAAAATGGATTTTGTTGAATGAAAACAATCCGATCACTGAGGTCGCAGAGGCAGCAGGGTTCAGTAGTGTAAAGACGTTTCATCATCTCTTTAAAGAAGCAACAGGAACATCACCATTGAAATACCGCAGGACAATATTCGGGAATAAAACAGCAAGAAATGAGGAGGAAAGCTTTTCATGA
- a CDS encoding Gfo/Idh/MocA family protein, which produces MKMGNRIYNVVIIGYGGMGSYHVQLIESNQQLAVGGVYDIVDYRMELAAAAGYKTYASLDAVLADQAVDIVLIATPNDVHKEIAIQALQAGKHVICEKPVTITSADLLDIVEVAKKENRVFTVHQNRRWDEDFRIIKDIIGNKTVGDLFHLESRVQGANGIPGDWRQLKAYGGGMLLDWGVHLLDQLLQITDSKIESVAATLSYILGTEVDDGFTSFIEFKDGLTAVIEVGTTNYVKLPRWYIKGTEGTAMIRDWDLSGEIVTRNPDVAHVEPKPIQAGQGLTKTMAPPSEESTLRFPIEKIPAAAESFYENFVSTIEGKAEIAIKNEEVHRVLVLIETIFEAAATKSVIRRTI; this is translated from the coding sequence ATGAAAATGGGCAATCGTATATACAATGTAGTCATTATCGGTTATGGAGGCATGGGAAGCTACCATGTTCAATTGATCGAATCTAATCAGCAACTTGCCGTTGGCGGTGTATATGATATTGTCGATTACCGAATGGAACTGGCTGCGGCTGCCGGCTATAAAACCTATGCCAGCCTGGATGCCGTCCTTGCCGATCAGGCCGTGGATATTGTTTTGATAGCAACACCTAATGATGTTCATAAGGAAATCGCGATCCAGGCACTGCAAGCCGGAAAACATGTCATTTGTGAAAAGCCGGTTACGATAACGAGCGCGGATTTATTGGACATTGTTGAGGTGGCGAAGAAAGAAAATCGTGTGTTTACAGTACATCAGAACCGTAGATGGGATGAAGACTTCCGAATTATTAAAGATATAATTGGCAATAAGACCGTGGGTGATCTTTTCCACTTGGAATCGCGAGTTCAGGGGGCTAATGGCATCCCAGGTGACTGGCGGCAACTAAAGGCGTATGGAGGAGGAATGCTACTGGATTGGGGAGTACATCTGTTGGACCAGCTGCTTCAGATTACGGACAGCAAAATAGAAAGCGTAGCTGCTACCCTTAGCTATATTTTGGGGACTGAAGTGGATGACGGCTTTACCAGCTTTATTGAGTTCAAGGACGGTCTGACCGCAGTCATTGAAGTGGGTACAACCAATTACGTAAAGCTGCCGCGCTGGTATATTAAAGGAACTGAAGGAACCGCAATGATTAGAGATTGGGATTTGAGTGGAGAGATCGTCACCCGAAATCCAGATGTCGCTCACGTGGAACCCAAGCCGATTCAAGCAGGTCAAGGATTGACGAAAACGATGGCGCCGCCGTCTGAGGAATCCACCCTTAGGTTCCCGATTGAGAAAATACCTGCTGCTGCGGAAAGCTTTTATGAGAATTTTGTCTCCACCATCGAAGGAAAAGCGGAGATTGCGATCAAAAATGAAGAAGTACACCGTGTATTGGTGCTGATTGAGACGATTTTTGAGGCGGCAGCAACCAAAAGCGTGATTCGAAGAACTATTTAA
- a CDS encoding helix-turn-helix transcriptional regulator, whose protein sequence is MKSHTSDRIKIPPGLWAGLCQLGFGAHDVARKARLPITISTETVVTTAQYFAIWQAYSDLIGDTAQGIIKLATVFDTAKYPPTVLATYHARDYRDALNRMARYKQLCPPENLHITEKGEHCTIDLEWLSPEQSGPPMLVGITLACLLEIGRRGTGQPLTAQLVEFPHSMGDVQALEAYFGCRIRIGAKCNRLTLHRRDLDRPFVSYNKELLEILTPALDRSLHEQQRSRSITEMVKWIMKRSLTGGRPDIQAVAKELSMSDRTLQRRLTDENTSFKFLLTQARHEQAREYLADPSLDIKEVAFLIGYEDQNSFYRAFRQWEGDTPSNWRTKHLGTNSISGAR, encoded by the coding sequence ATGAAGTCTCATACCTCTGACCGTATTAAAATCCCGCCAGGATTGTGGGCAGGATTATGTCAGTTAGGGTTTGGCGCCCACGACGTAGCTCGCAAAGCACGATTGCCGATCACCATTAGTACTGAAACAGTAGTCACCACCGCTCAATATTTCGCGATCTGGCAGGCATATTCTGATCTCATTGGTGACACTGCACAAGGAATTATCAAGCTTGCGACCGTCTTTGATACAGCGAAGTACCCACCGACTGTCTTAGCGACTTACCATGCTCGGGACTACCGCGACGCTCTAAACCGAATGGCTCGGTACAAACAACTGTGTCCCCCGGAAAACCTACATATCACTGAGAAGGGCGAGCACTGTACAATTGATCTGGAATGGCTGTCTCCCGAGCAATCTGGTCCGCCGATGCTGGTGGGTATTACGCTGGCTTGTCTTCTGGAGATTGGACGCCGGGGGACAGGTCAACCTTTGACAGCGCAGCTTGTTGAATTTCCGCACTCCATGGGCGATGTACAAGCCCTTGAAGCATACTTCGGCTGTCGCATTCGAATTGGTGCAAAATGTAACCGATTGACGCTACATCGAAGAGATCTGGACCGTCCCTTTGTCTCGTACAACAAAGAGTTGCTGGAAATCCTGACTCCTGCTCTGGACCGATCGTTGCATGAGCAGCAGCGCAGCCGCTCAATTACTGAGATGGTCAAATGGATCATGAAACGTAGCCTTACAGGAGGGCGTCCTGACATTCAGGCTGTGGCGAAGGAGCTCAGTATGAGCGATCGTACCTTGCAGCGCCGGCTTACTGACGAAAATACGAGCTTCAAGTTTCTATTGACACAAGCTAGGCATGAGCAGGCACGAGAGTACTTGGCAGACCCCTCGCTCGATATTAAAGAGGTGGCATTTTTGATTGGATATGAAGACCAGAATTCGTTTTACCGCGCCTTCCGCCAATGGGAGGGTGATACACCTTCAAATTGGCGGACTAAACACTTAGGTACAAACTCGATATCAGGAGCACGTTAG
- a CDS encoding SDR family NAD(P)-dependent oxidoreductase: protein MDMGLKYKTALVTGSTKGIGKATAIELAKEGVNVLINGRNYEEVERTVNEIKSNFPATSPQNATADIVDIGQREALFEKYPSIDILVNNTGIYEIMQYEDVDDEVWEKYFRTNVLAANGLSKFYLPKMLKNDYGRIIFIASEEAIMPSGQMPQYCMTKSMLLSLSKSLSKLTIGTEVTVNTIMPGPTLSENVHQIIESMYPHEDMTFSEKEKDFMVTNLPQSEIQRFIKPIEIGRLATFVCSPYASAFKGSPIRMDGGMVPTIF from the coding sequence ATGGATATGGGATTAAAATATAAAACAGCTTTAGTTACAGGATCAACGAAAGGCATAGGTAAAGCAACTGCCATTGAACTAGCCAAAGAAGGTGTTAATGTACTAATTAATGGACGAAATTATGAAGAGGTAGAACGAACTGTAAATGAAATTAAGTCAAATTTCCCAGCTACCTCCCCTCAAAATGCGACAGCCGATATTGTGGATATTGGACAAAGAGAAGCTTTATTTGAAAAATACCCTAGTATTGATATTTTAGTTAACAATACGGGCATTTATGAAATTATGCAATATGAGGACGTAGACGATGAAGTATGGGAAAAATACTTCCGTACTAACGTTCTTGCTGCAAATGGATTATCAAAATTTTATTTACCTAAAATGTTGAAAAATGATTATGGCCGCATTATTTTTATTGCGAGTGAAGAAGCAATTATGCCTTCAGGACAAATGCCGCAGTATTGTATGACAAAATCTATGTTGTTATCATTGTCAAAAAGCTTATCTAAATTAACAATAGGGACAGAAGTTACAGTCAATACGATCATGCCAGGACCAACACTCTCTGAGAATGTGCACCAAATCATTGAGAGTATGTATCCTCATGAAGATATGACTTTTTCAGAAAAAGAGAAAGATTTTATGGTTACAAACCTGCCTCAATCTGAAATACAGCGATTTATCAAGCCTATTGAAATAGGTAGACTAGCTACATTTGTATGTAGTCCTTATGCATCTGCATTTAAAGGTTCTCCAATCCGTATGGATGGGGGAATGGTACCGACTATTTTTTAG
- a CDS encoding putative quinol monooxygenase has translation MTARPGQRDALADILLEAADLLKSNNDCYLYIVNVSDDDPNAVYVTELWKDADAHAASLKNEEVLASIQRARPLIIGAEPIKLRALGGKGL, from the coding sequence TTGACGGCACGTCCAGGGCAAAGGGACGCTCTTGCAGACATCTTGCTAGAAGCGGCCGATCTGTTGAAGTCGAATAATGACTGCTATTTGTATATAGTCAATGTGTCAGACGACGACCCGAATGCGGTGTATGTGACCGAACTGTGGAAAGATGCAGATGCCCATGCAGCCAGCCTTAAGAACGAAGAGGTACTGGCGTCGATACAACGCGCCCGACCGTTGATTATTGGAGCGGAGCCCATTAAACTGCGTGCTCTAGGGGGAAAAGGCCTGTAG
- a CDS encoding GNAT family N-acetyltransferase, translated as MKLQTNRLILKTLDLNLIEAAAQRDIGAIEALGYKTSDEWPGPDFFEALPYFRELLIKNNGTRGFDSWIIVEKDTQEIVGGIGFLGDPDQNGMIEIGFATNESHRRKGYCYEAAQKLIEWSLNHEEVQIVTARCAPDNNSSKNLLLKLGFQIDHKDEELLYWKYQMKKVGGGQQK; from the coding sequence ATGAAACTTCAAACGAATCGGCTCATATTAAAAACACTTGATCTTAATTTAATCGAAGCAGCAGCCCAACGTGATATAGGTGCTATTGAAGCTTTGGGTTATAAAACCAGTGATGAATGGCCGGGTCCTGATTTCTTTGAAGCTTTACCTTATTTTCGAGAACTTTTGATAAAAAATAATGGCACTAGAGGTTTTGACTCTTGGATCATTGTGGAGAAGGATACCCAAGAAATTGTTGGAGGGATTGGTTTTTTAGGAGATCCTGATCAGAACGGTATGATTGAGATCGGTTTTGCAACGAATGAAAGTCATCGCCGCAAAGGCTATTGCTATGAAGCCGCTCAAAAATTAATAGAGTGGTCCTTAAATCATGAAGAAGTCCAAATCGTAACGGCAAGATGCGCACCTGACAATAACAGCTCTAAGAATTTGTTATTGAAGTTAGGATTTCAAATTGATCACAAAGATGAAGAATTGCTTTATTGGAAATATCAAATGAAGAAAGTAGGAGGGGGTCAGCAGAAATGA
- a CDS encoding SAM-dependent methyltransferase, giving the protein MIRRDLDDVDFIRANLMGPSSIIMLEELSKNLTLQKGMRVLDLGCGTGLTSIYLAQKFDITVFAVDLWISATENYRRFREFGLESQIIPIHADACHLPFAEQYFDAVISVDAYQYFGANELPSPMGWNSLN; this is encoded by the coding sequence ATGATCCGGCGAGATCTAGATGACGTAGATTTCATAAGAGCAAATTTAATGGGGCCTAGTTCGATTATCATGCTCGAGGAGCTATCGAAAAATTTGACTTTGCAGAAAGGAATGCGAGTGTTGGATTTGGGCTGTGGGACCGGACTTACTTCTATCTATCTGGCGCAAAAGTTTGACATAACCGTATTTGCTGTCGATTTATGGATTAGTGCAACTGAAAACTATAGAAGATTCAGAGAGTTTGGTTTGGAAAGCCAAATTATCCCCATCCATGCAGATGCCTGCCACTTGCCTTTTGCAGAGCAATACTTCGATGCAGTCATAAGCGTAGATGCGTATCAATATTTTGGAGCGAATGAGCTTCCCAGTCCTATGGGGTGGAATTCGCTAAACTAA
- a CDS encoding S-layer homology domain-containing protein has protein sequence MFKKKWLITPLVATTLFFGQSAFAANTFPDVEGTKYEWAAESIRSMVDKGVVKGYADGTFKPSKTITKAEFVHMFHKLFPEIDHSSGEPSDFVDARKHWANKDFAAIFNGDYVWPYAESVGGKYPNYQFYVKPDKPLTRWDVMMIASLRTDYTNQTLHPEIEEVISAAAQYKDIKVRQANYNDNFSAYYPVLYIDKTGEEYNYDGDSQDQKAEAFYTLTKMGVLTANERYLHPKALVTRAEAVTILQRLYEATTK, from the coding sequence ATATTTAAAAAGAAATGGCTTATCACCCCGTTGGTTGCGACGACACTGTTTTTCGGTCAATCTGCATTCGCGGCAAACACGTTTCCTGATGTGGAAGGAACAAAATATGAATGGGCTGCCGAATCGATTCGTTCCATGGTCGACAAGGGCGTTGTCAAGGGCTATGCAGATGGGACCTTCAAGCCAAGCAAAACCATAACGAAAGCGGAATTTGTACATATGTTTCACAAGCTTTTTCCAGAAATCGATCATTCTTCCGGCGAACCTTCCGACTTTGTGGATGCGCGTAAACACTGGGCGAATAAAGATTTTGCAGCAATATTCAACGGGGACTACGTTTGGCCGTATGCTGAAAGTGTTGGCGGGAAATATCCAAACTATCAATTCTATGTCAAACCTGACAAACCATTGACCCGCTGGGATGTGATGATGATCGCCTCTCTTCGGACGGATTATACCAATCAGACGCTTCATCCTGAGATTGAGGAAGTGATTTCCGCAGCTGCGCAGTACAAGGATATAAAAGTTCGTCAGGCCAATTACAATGACAATTTCTCGGCCTACTATCCGGTGCTGTACATCGACAAGACTGGAGAAGAGTACAACTATGATGGAGATTCCCAGGATCAAAAGGCAGAAGCATTCTACACCCTAACCAAGATGGGAGTCCTTACTGCTAATGAAAGATACCTTCACCCAAAAGCGCTAGTCACACGGGCTGAAGCTGTTACCATTTTACAGCGTTTGTACGAAGCTACAACGAAGTAA